The DNA segment CAGACTGTCTCCCGTGGGCCAGGTCCATGGCAGACCAACCTGCCTGAGCTTGGATGAAGGGATGAGTCAGGTGCTGGAGCCCGATCTCATACACACAAAGACTCTTCCCATTTCACTTTTTACAACACAATTCCAGCTGTGAGCAGGTGAGGTTGCTGGCTAGCCTTGCTCCTGGGAGAGAAACATACCAGAGTGTAACTTTAAACTTGGGTGTTGGATTGGGGGGAGCCCACCTAGCCATCTTTCCTCCGGCTTAGGAGGAGAGTGATGACTTAACAGTACTTGAGTAGAGGAAGAGTTCAGAGACGATTGAGtcatgagtgcatatgtgtgggtgTCTTTGCTCTCAGTCCAACTGTATGTCTATTGAAGATTATTAAACAGCATCTTAGAGATGAGGGAATTGAGGTCCACAGGCTAAATTATTTGAGTTTATTGAGCTGAAGTGTCAGTTGTCTCCATTTTAAATCTTCTGTATggctgacgtgtgtgtgtgtgtgtgttttgaacaGTGTCTACTGCTCTTCACCTTTTACAGAATTTAGAGAACACGGTTTGCAGGCCAGGTTGACAGAGCCCCCGTGACCCTCTTGTTTCTATTTCTGGAACTACTACTGGCTTTTAATGTGGGtgttgggtgctggggatccgagCTCAGGTCCCCTTGCATGCACAGCAAGATAAGggttcttactcactgagcctccGATTCTATCTTTATTATCCTGTTTGCCTCACCCTGTAGTTTAGCCTCAAACTGgtctctattattattatttcaagacagggtttttctgtattgcccttgctgtcctggaactctctctgtagaccaggctggcctcgaattcagaaatccacctgcctctgcctcccaagtgctgggattaaaggtgtgcaccaccactatcCAGCGGTCTCTTATCTTTATTAACCTTTTGCCTCACTCTGTAGTTTAGCCTCAATCTGGTGTAATTTCTCTGCCGCCCAGATCTGGGACTACAGGTATAGGCATCAGGACTGGctgctccctccctcttctggcatatCTAAAGAACTTGAGAGCAGCATTCTAATGACTGGTCAGCATGAATCCTACAGTTATTCCCTTGTCTCTCCAGGCCTCTCAACCAGGGGAAGCTTCTCTTCCTAGAGCAGGATGTGCTTCTGCGCGTGTGTGAACCCATACCATATATGGGTGAGACGGAGGCTGCAGGAGCGCAACCCTGAGGCTCCGAGAGAAATGCCCAGAGACTGGCTCAAGTTTGTTCCTTTGGAGCCCAGCCTAGTCCCAGCAGGGGAGGACATGGCGGTGGGCGGTGAACCGAGATGGGAAGAGCATGGAGGCTGCACTTGGGGAGAGTGTTTCATCCCCCTCAACCCGGACCTTAAGTTCAGACCTCCAGGCTGGGACTCAGGGAGGAGGCTGAGAGGGTGCACGTGACCCTGCGGGGCACATCGCCCCGCCCCGTCGCGACTCGCGTGGCCACTCCCATCCTGACCGCGCGGGTGCCGTTGCGCCGCCTCCGCCGTTCCCAGGTCCTCGCCTCTGGGGCTGTCCTGGACATTGCCTAACCCGAGGCCCCGCAGCTCCTGCTCGCCCCGTCCCCGCCGGACGGTCCGAGACCGCTCACCCAAGGAGACCGCCGTGCTCTCGACCCACGTGGTCACTCCGGAGCAGGTGGGAGTGGGCAGCGGGCGGAGCGGCAAGGACAGGCGCGGTAGACAGCCCGGGCGGCCGCGGCGGGGACCTGGCTGGGGGAGGCCAGGCTTGCGGCGGGGCGCAACGGTGTCTCCTTCACTTCGCCCTCCAGCCGCGGTGGCTGCAGCGCAACTTTCAGATAGCGGAGTGGCCTCAGCTGCGAGCCGAGCGGTGGCGGCAGCGCCCCTCAGGACACCCGCAGGTACTATGGTGCCCGCCTCTTGCCGACTCTGGGGCCTTAGGGCGGGCCGGCAGCCTGAGTGAACTCAGGGCGGCCCTGGTCCCCTAAGATGGCCGCAGCGGCCCCGGCCCCTTTCTCTAATGTCCGAGCTCCCCAGGGGACCCTTTGACTGTCCCCTGACCGCACTTCTTGTCCCTTTCACAGATCACCTTTTCCCCGCGACTTCGCCATGGCTGAGTGCTGTGTACCGGTATGCCCACGGCGTAAGTAGCACAAGAGGTGTTTGCGCGATGGGGCCATGGGGGCTGTGCTGTTCCTCTTTAGAGAACCATACCTTGTTCCGCCGTGGCCCACATGATGCCTGCAAAGACTTGGAAAGTTTGCTTCTTTGCGCGCCCCCTAAGTCTTACACTGCCACTCTGTTGACGGACGTGGTGCTGGGCTGTTGGGTTGCAGATAGGGGGGCTCGCGCCTGGGGCGTTGGTCCTTGGCCGCACCCACCCTTGGCTTTTGGATATGTTACTTACAAATCCGAAAGCAAAACACTTAGTTGTTGAATTCCATCTTggggttcggggggggggggcggagagtTAGAGCAGTCACTTTGCAAGAGGAAGTAGTTCGCTGTCTGCCTGCACAGGTCGAGTGCACTACAAGGTCATTACACGTGTTCCTAAGGGCGTGGATGTGCACTGGAGAATGAATGAGCTGCTCCTGGAGCTCGGATTCCTTGCCCTTAAGCCTCACGTTGTCGGAGGACTTGGGGGACCGTAGTAATGTGTTTAAAGTGCCATTTGATATTTAGTTGCTGTAGACATAGATGGTTGTATTTTTTGCCCGTGTCTCAATTGTGCCAGTTCCCAGAgtgttggttttgattttggaaGTCCTTCCCAAAGGTTTGTTAGGGGAGAACGCCTAAGCTTAAATTTTGGTTTTTATCTCCGTTAAATCAGTCACCTTGAGTTTTGGCAACTGTGTAGGCAGTAGACACTTATGTTTAGGAATTAGAAAGGCTTCCCCCATTCTTAAAACTTGGTAGAAATGTCCCAGGTTTGTATTACCACATAGCTATTTAGAAATAAGTTTTTGTTATGGGTGGCTACTTTAGAATAACATTTATTGAAGTTCTAGTGGCATCAAAACCCACTCCGGTTGAACTGCTTGAATGTAAATGTTAGCAGTAGGTCCTAGTAGTAGCTCACATTAACTGTAGAATGTTTCTTTTGACTAGCGATGTGTATCCCTCCACCCTATGCTGACCTCGGCAAAGCTGCCAGagacattttcaacaaaggaTTTGGTAAGgacttttttcccttttaaacataaaagagaaaaatatatgctTGGACCTCTTGAAAAAAGTTAATTGCTTTGCTTTTCTAGACTGAATACCCTGCTGCACTCATGCCTCTGCCAGCTGCATGTGTACCCCACTTTCTTAGCCTTTCTTCGGTCACAATTGAAAagcttgttctttttattttgttgttgttttttggttttgtttcaagacaggctttctctctgtagtcctggctgtcctggaactcactctgtagaccaggctggccttgaactctcagatctacctgcctctgcctcccaagtgatgggaggCGAGtaccaccccactccccaccccctagGGAGAGGGGAAAGCCTGTACTTTATTCTTTTAAGTGACAGTTCAGACCATGGTTGGATAGAGCTGCCTAgaattactgttttatttttgtggttatgACTCTGGGTAGGTGGAAACCTTAGAGTTTTGAGTCAATTTTTGTGCTTTCTTGAAAATTGATTGTTTTGCACATACCACTACCCCTTGCTCTTTGGTGATACCCTTTTGGGATAAAAGTCCTAAGTGTGTTGCCATAAACAGTAGGCCAGTCTGAGGAACTGATTTTTAATCTAACGTTTAAAAATGGCTTGAAAAGGGTGCGGCAGGAAGTGGAGCCAGTTATAGGACACTAGGCAGCGCTACTGTCACCTTAGCAGAGCTGACTGCTtgtaaatgttccttcatgtgctGTGCATTTGTCCATTTCTGTCCCGGACTTTGGGATTATGTTCACAGTACTTTGAGTGTGGGTATACGTCTTTTCTGCAGAAGAATCATATCTTTGCCCTCTCTTTTTGAAGGCTTTGGGCTGGTGAAGCTGGATGTGAAGACGAAGTCATGCAGCGGTGTGGTAAGTTATTGATTCGTTTTCACGAAGCTGTTAATTTCATAGCCCATAAATATCTACAGCTCTTTTCCCTTAAGGAGGCAGAAGCTAATTTGTTTTGAATGATTTATGTGTAGTCTGATTTATTGGCTTTGTATGTGATTTCTGCATTTCACATGGTTTTGTTATATTCCTTTATTATGTATGTTTTACCATGATTGCATGGAGAAGTTGGGAAAGCCATTGCTTATTTGGGACTGTCTACTCAGGTAGATGACAAGCATGAAGGCCGTGACTCCTGTAACCCTTTCTCTTAGTACCTGTCAGAGTTCTGGGCTCTGAGTAGTAACTTGGTTATTTGACTACAATGACCATTTAGTATAGTGGCTACATTCTAACAGCCATCCATGGAGATGTCTGCCTGTTTATCCTGACTGGAATGTCTCTACAGAATTTGCTATTTTCATATGTGTTGATCCTTCCCGACTGTTGTTAAAGAAGGGAGAAAGTAAAGCACTGTTCTCCTTCTTCTCTAGAAGTTTTTATTGTGAGATTGGAGATGGGTGTTTAATGTTCATGCTAAACTATGATTGCTCGGTACTGTGTGCATGCTGCTCTGCATGTAACTGGTATCTATTAAGTTGTTTGTGGTGCTGTTTCTTGATGCTTAGATCTGTTGCATTTGTGGCTTTTATATTTGTCTTGTCCTGTGGTTTCTTTGGTCTGTGAAGAAGTCTTAATTATTTGGTTATGGTTGAGTGACTGACTTGGATTAATAGATTATAGAGTATTAGGTGACTGTAAGTATTTTTTCTTTACTGTTGCTGGGCCTTGCATCTCTACTACTAATCTTTATTTTCAGCCTACtgaattttaaatgtgtttgtgcatgtatgttgtTTTAAACTAAAACACACCATCTTTGTCTTTAAAACGTTTACTTTAAGACTGGGAGTGTAACTTAGCAGTAGAGTGTTTACCCAGCTATGTATGAGGTCCAgtgttgtaaaacaaacaaaaacaccctttCTATTGGAAAGACAAACTGTAAGTCGAAGATAATCAGAGAATTGGATCAAGCAGTAGATTTGTAAACTAAAAATTCTTGTTGGAAAGGAAAGGCTGATGGTAAACCAGAACTAGGAACAAGTTAGGAAGTGTAAGGTCTTGAAGGACATGTAGGACCTGGATTGAAGAGGGGATGCTCTGCTTATACTTGAGTAGAGTTGAGTCGTCATAGCACTGATGGTGTACTACGCAGACCTGCCCAGAATTAAGTCCTACTAAGGTCTTTTGATTTCTTGAACTGCAGGATGTGCAGGCTACCCAAAATGTAGAAGATGATGCTCCAGTGATGGAGAGGATTGGTCCTCTGGCCCTGTTGGCCTTGTGTCCTGAGCATTCCTTGGCACATGTTAGGCTGGTTCTTGATCTCAGGGACTGGTGGATGGTAGTAGGTGGCACTTGAGTAATTATTGTCATGCAGGATTAAAAACTGCTGCCCATACACATTTCCCATGTAAACTGTTTGTTGGAAGAAGAGCATACTTCATGTGTATTTAATGTCATCTCGATGTGCATGCAGAGCTCCAAAGCTTCCATGTTGTCAGTTCAGTTGGATTATCCTATAATAGGCTGCGCTGTTCCTTTGAAAAAACAAATCTACCTCCAAAATGTTATTttgttagtttttcaagacagggttactctgtgtagtgCTTGCTGTACTGggactgactctgtagaccaggctggccttgaactcagaaatccacctgcctctgcctcccagtgctggggttaaaggtgagcgctgccaccactgcttggcagtGTTTGACATTTCTTAACTTTTCAGGTATCGAAATTTCTGATaaactaaaaaccaaccaaccaaacaacaacaacaaataatttTAGACATAGCTTTAAAGTGACTAGATTGTAGAGGCATTGATATAGAAACCATAAATCAGAACTCAGACTGTTGTAAGAGTTACATTTTATCTTGGGATATTTTACCCACAGGCTGTGCTTGGTAAAGAAAGATACTTTGTTCCTCTAAAAAGTTCTAAGATACAGTCTCTGAGTTCCCGGTTTACCTGGTGTGCTACAGGGGAGTGGCAGGTCTTTTTGGAACAAAACCAAggttaaaacttttttaaaaagattcacttatttttaaaataaaaatttatttgtttatttatttttgattttttgagacagggtttctctgtatagccctggctgtcctggaactcactctgtagaccaggctggccttgaactcagaaattcgcctgcctctgtctcccaagcgcatgcgccaccacttcctggcaaaatgtttttattttaggtaTCTGAGTGTTTGCTGCATGTTTGTCATGTGTGCTTAGTGCCAGTGCTGTCAgagtccctggaattggagttagagatggttgtgggtgctgggaccaagatttgggtcctctgtaagagcagcaagtgtgtcTACTCACTGGCCATTTTTTCAGTTCCAAGCCTAAGCTTTTTATGATACTTAATATTAATCCCTGTATTAATTATTTTCTCTGCTGACAGGTGATGTATGATACAAACCAAGTGTGAAGGAATCAATAAACTCccacgctttttttttttttaagatttatttatttttattatatataagtacactgtagctgtcttcagacactccagaagagggagtcagagctcattacggatggttgtgagccaccatgtggttgctgggatttgaacttcggaccttcggaagagcagtcaggtgctcttacccactgagccatctcaccagcccaactccCACGCTTTTAAAAGAACTTAATTTTATTCCTGTATGgcttttgcctccatgtatatcTGCATCATGTTTATGTTGGACCCACAGAGACCCGAAGAGGGCGGTGGATACtgtgaaactgaagttacagacttgTTAACCATCTTGTgggctgctgggaaccaagcatAGGTCTGTACAGGAGAAACAGTGTTCTTAcctattgagccatttctccatcccctcCCACTGCTTTAAAACAAGGAAAATCTGGTGAGCTGGGTGAGATGTGTTGGCAGGTACGCACCTTTacgcccagcactggggaggcaggcaggTCAGCCAGCTTCTTTCTCTACAAGGAGAGGTCCAGGCACCCCATCTCCACATAAggagacaaaaaccaaacacaacagCAAAAAGATGATAATATAAGTTATTTGGAAAGGCAAGAAACCTAGTGAAGACTCATCTAAAAAAAGCAGAGggactggagaggcagctcagcagttaagagagggtactgctcttgtagaggattcTAGTTCATGTCTCAGAACCCACAGGATGGCTCACAAACTGCCTATATCTCCAATTTCAGGGAAAACAGACTGTTCAGGCCTTCATGGGCCCCTGTACTTACATATACAATTAAAGGTAAATcttcagaaagggaaaaagaaaaaatagaatatgGACTATTGAAGAATTTAAATTTAACTTATTTAATGGTTTTCACAGTATCTTGTGTGTGGATTATGTGCGTGTGTAGGCACCTgtgtcacagtgcacatgtgCAGGTTAGATGACAACTTGCTGGACTCTGTTCTCTCCACCATGTGGGCTTTAAAGATGGAGGTTAGGATCAGACTTGCAGCAAGCCTttatacccactgagccacctcaccagtccTGTGTACTTAATTCTTATTGACTCATTGGGCATGTAAGGGACATTCTGGTGGCAGTCACTTGGTCAGAGGCCGGCTTGTCACTGTTAGGTTTGCTTAGGAAAAGCACAGTGGAGAGCTGTAAGGGCTGTATTAGCTGGGCAGTGGATTCTTCAGGCTTAGGAGAAGGTTCATGAAGCTGTTTGTTGTCTTGTTAGGAATTTTCAACATCTGGCTCATCTAATACAGACACTGGTAAAGTTAGCGGGACCTTGGAGACCAAGTACAAATGGTGTGAGTATGGTCTGACTTTCACAGAGAAGTGGAACACCGATAACACTCTGGGGACAGAGATTGCAATTGAAGACCAGGTAGCGTTTCCAGACTTGCGTTTGTGTTACTCTTTATTTTCATATTCCAGAAAGGAGATATCACTGAACATGAATTCTTTTTCCTCTGAAATAGATTTGTCAAGGTTTGAAACTGACTTTTGACACCACCTTTTCACCGAACACAGGGTAAGTGCTGGTGTTTGGTGTGCATTGAGCTTACAGGCCTTGTCTGCGCTTACAGCGGCATCAATTCTGCCTTTGACCACTGCTCGACACTGCCAGGGCCTTGCTTTCAGAATGAACTCTCATTGTGGCCACGCTTCCTACCGTTTCTGAGGCCGTTGTGATTGCAAGTTGTACACAGCACAGCTCAGTCCTGTTAGCCCATGTGggttgttttctttaatttatttggcTGTTTTTAACCCTGTAATTGTCACAGTGCAGTTTGTTTAAATCTGTTTCATGCCAACCATGCAGTTATATGTATAAATCTTTGTCACCTGTTTCAAATAAGTGTCTTCTTTTTCCAGAAAGAAAAGTGGTAAAATCAAGTCTGCTTACAAGAGGGAGTGTATAAACCTCGGCTGTGATGTTGACTTTGATTTTGCTGGACCTGCCATCCATGGGTCAGCTGTCTTTGGTTACGAGGGCTGGCTTGCTGGGTACCAAATGACCTTTGACAGTGCCAAGTCAAAGCTGACAAGGAGTAACTTTGCAGTCGGCTACAGGACTGGGGACTTCCAGCTACACACAAATGTGTAAGTTCCTTACGAGCTGTTGAGGTGCAGGTTCTCAGAGGATGGTGTGTGACACCATGTCTTTTGATGAGTGTTTAGTTTGAAGGATTTCTCTTGCCGTGGGTGGCCCTCAGAAGCATGTGCTGTGGATGCTTGTGCCGCTCATGCTGTCAGGCTTGGGTTTATGCCTTTTGTAGAGGTGTTAGCCTTGGCAGTCTGCCATCAGTGCCTTCTCTGACAGAATGACCTGTGGGATGTGGGATCCTGGGTTGATAGGACGATCTTAACATCCTCACTCATGCTGTTCGGTGAGTTGTGGagcctcacacctttaatcctaattTGGAAGGCAGTGGCAGCTGTATCTTTCAGAGATTGAGGTCAtgttagtctacatagtgagtttaggTTGGCTAGAGCTACATAGTTCCTTTCTTAAAAGAGGGGGCAGGGTATGACATTTTTACCCAACTCAAGTTAGATACTATAGAAAGGACTTAACTGTTTTTTCTTTGACAAAACTgtatacttttaaaagatttatttattttatgtatatgcgtgGTCTATCTACATATATACCCGATTACCAGAAgagggggcatcagatcacatagatggttgtgagccaccagtgtggttgctgggaattgaactcaggacttggaagaacagccagtgttcttaactgctgaaccatcccaGCCTTGACAAAATAGTATACTAGTAAATAACGGGAGCACAAAAGAAAACTTTCTCATAATCCTACCAGATAGACacataatttaaacattttttgtatgtgtttatctgtttgttaGGGCACATATGTAGAGATTAGTGGGGAATTGAGTGTcccagggattgagctcaggtccttaggcttggtggcaaggtcCTAAAGACCCTATAAGACACCTCTCTACTCCTAGATAACATgtggcgccccccccccccccccagggtttctctgtgtagccctggctgtcctggaactcgctctgtagaccaagctggcctcgaactcagaaatctgcctgcctctgcctcccaagtgctgggattaaaggcgggcgccaccactgcctggccgataacatagctttttgttttttttaaagtctcttgTGTGGCCCTtcctgacctgaaactcactgcctagatatatataatcttatttatattttgctgttcacttttgtgtgtgtgcacaagtatgTGTGTGGTGCTGCTTGGGAGTTGAATGCAGGGATTCATCTGGATAGGCAGAATTCAGTCATTGAACCACAAcctcaatgtgtgtgtgagtgagtgagtgagtgaacctcaatgtgtgtgtgtgtgtgtgtgtgtgtgtgagtgagtgagtgagtgagtgagtgagcaagCGAGCGTTCcatacccttaatcccagcactcctgagacAGAGGAGGACGGATCTcactctacatagtgagttccaggacagcaggaccatataaagagaccctgtcttaaaaaaaaaaaataagggggTTGGGGAACAGAAGGATTGTGGGGAaggagtctagcctgggctacagagtaagactcaCCCTGTCTCAGCCACACCAGAAAAGACTTGACAGTTTTCAGTGGAGCTTCATAGACTAGCATGAGTGATGCCACCCTTCCCTACCCTCAGCTCTATTGAAGGAACCCAGGGTTTCtggcacactaggcaagcactgtgccTGTGTTACCTGCTCAGTTCTAGTAGTAGCTACACCTGCTACAGTATTGCCCAGTACCTTAGAAGTGGTTACTGTCTATTTTAGATTCTAATTCAAAATATCTTATAGAAATAATGGGACAGAATTTGGAGGATCAATTTATCAGAAAGTATGTGAAGATTTTGACACTTCAGTAAACCTCGCTTGGACATCAGGTACCAACTGCACTCGTTTTGGCATTGCAGCTAAATACCAGTTGGATCCTACTGCTTCTATCTCTGTGAGTACCTCTTGGGCTTAGGATGGGGCTTTCTGGTTGTGGGAATTACTCTGGGATGATGTAGAAACCTTCCCTGGGATTCATGCAGTCCCATGTTTACTGATGGGATTGGAATTGGAATACTCCTTTTCCTATGGAAACTGCGATAGAGGTTTGACTTGCAAGCTAGATCTCTGGTGATTTGGATGAAAAtggtgtgcccccccccccccccatgcactgTCTCCACTTGGTGAGAATGTattaagaggtgtgaccttgttgcaAGAGATTGGGGtagattttgaggtttcaaaagcctcatgtttatggatcagatgtaagctcagctacttctccagcaccctgcctgcctgcctgcctgctgccatgcttccttcccGCCATGATGGTCACGGACTCACCCTCTTGAATCAGGAGCCCCAAATTTAAGTGCTTTCTTCATAagctaccttggtcatggtgtctgaccacagtaatagaaaaataactaataatcaCAGAATAATAattgataaataaaatagaaaaataataatggggctggagagatggctcagcagttaagagcactgactgctcttccaaaggttgtgagtttaaatcccagcaaccacgtggtggctcacaaccatccgtaatgagatctgatgcccccttctggggtgtctgatgacagctacagtgtacttacatataaataaataaatctttaaaaaaaaaagaaaaataataacaatcaCAGAAGTTCACTTACTTAGAGAGCTGATTGAGTTAGTTTTGCTAATATGCCTAAGCTCCAGGTAACCAGCATGTGGAGCCTTGCTTGGGTGGCTTGTATTTTTGTTGGAGAATAATAGTACTTTCTTTGACTTTGTCTTTTTATAGTTTATAAAGTACCTTTAGATTTTATCTGAGAAGTCACTAGTCTAACACCATTTTTACAGGTGAAGAGACTCTAGTTTGACCGAAAGAGAGGACTAAATATTACGTTTGGTGGTGGGGTGGCGTGGCGTAAGTAAAGCCAGGACTAGACCTAATGTTTTGACCTTAATCCTGTCTAGGGCGAGTAGAATATCTTACTGGGAGGGACTGTTGCCTAAAACCCTGACCTCCAGGACTTCCTCCCCTCTGCTAAGGGCAAAATGAGATGGCCACTCTTGTCTGAATCTTGGCCCttttctcctgtttctgtcttTAGTCACAGTGGGTTGAGATAGAAGTGCTGTGAGGGGCAGAGAATCGGCTTCCAGTTCTGGTAGCTCATCAGCTGTTCCTGTGTGTCAGGAACGGTCTGTACTGTATGTGCTAGGATGATGGGAAGTTAAAGTCAGGCAAGTTACTTCCGTTACATAAAGTACTCTTGAACTCCAAGGACAGTATGTTTTGAtaccttttaaaaagttatttattttatgcatgagtgctcttatgtgcatgtacacctgcatgccagaagagggcatcagatctcattatagatggttatgagcccaccatgtggttgctgggaattgaactcaggacttctggaagagcagccagtgctcttaactgctgagccatctctccagtctcgaGTTTTGAAGCTTTAAGCAGTTATATTTTAGCCCTATCTTTTGCTTTATGTTTAAAGATTTATAAGCAGAGATAGTGTGAAAAGTACCCAGAATGCTTTTCTCTTTTACCAGTCAGTGGTGCATCTGTGACTGGTACACTCTTCTCAGCACAGTGGTCTCTTTTACATTAAGTGTTCTTGTCAGATGTATGCTTGTGGCACTATGACAGATGGTATGCCAGCCATCAGAAACACCTTTCAGCTCACAGTCCTTGTGGAAATAAATACAGCATTTCACACCCAAGTAGAGCAGCGCCAGAAGCACTGGTTTTATCTTGTGTATGACAGGACTAGAGTCACTGAATCACTGCATATCCACTCACACAGCACGCTGCTGCTGCTCCCTTTATACCTGTAGCCCCAGGATGCTGAGGAGCTAGCTCTGGGgttgaggggaggggagtgggctCCCCCagcctcttcccccccccccccccgcttaccTGTGCATCCTGTGGCTTGCAGGCTATTTGTGTTCTGTATTTGTAGGTGAAGATGTAACAGTTTGGATACCTCTGTTAGCATGAAGGTGGCTTAGTGGAGATGTTAGCTGAGGTCGTGGAGACTGACATTAGAAGGAATGTGGGTCGTGCATGTTCCTGCCCAGCAGCCCTTTGGCTTGAAGAGTGAAAGACACACACCAAcaaattttgatatgccttgactagctcaatggctgggcattTCTAATCCTCCCTGTGGCTAGCACACATTTTCCTTCCAGTATTCCTGGCTTTACACCTTCTAAATCTATGTTTTACTTTTGTTGTCCTGTTACCATCTGGGCAGCATCTCCTCCCTCcccggccccccccccccccacacacacacacagagggctgCTTTCCCTTTCCACCTACATTGCTGGATGGTTTTTCCTCTGTGGCTCTTAAATCTCATTCCTCTCTCTGGAGTCATGGTGATTCTCTTCTCCCCTCGGTCCCTTGCCTTCACAGTCTAAAAGTCCTGTCCCATCtccttgcccagccattggctgtatggTAGTTCTTTATTATCAGTCGAAGGCAGCTGGGAGCAGGAACTCTTAGTGCTGGGAGCACGGCTTTTGGGAGCCAAAATAAGACAAGGCATTAGAACCAGTTCCCAGCATGCCGCTTAACATACTTGCTCTCCAGCGCTCCTCTGGGCTCTGGAAGGCCTGGGACCGCCATCCTAAATTGTCAGGGAGATAAGGAGTTGATAAACCATGCTCCTCGTCAAGCCTCAACTAGTTAAAGCCAAGTCCAGCAGCTTAGCGGTCAGagtgtgaggaaggaaggaagccagccagcc comes from the Mus musculus strain C57BL/6J chromosome 14, GRCm38.p6 C57BL/6J genome and includes:
- the Vdac2 gene encoding voltage-dependent anion-selective channel protein 2 yields the protein MAECCVPVCPRPMCIPPPYADLGKAARDIFNKGFGFGLVKLDVKTKSCSGVEFSTSGSSNTDTGKVSGTLETKYKWCEYGLTFTEKWNTDNTLGTEIAIEDQICQGLKLTFDTTFSPNTGKKSGKIKSAYKRECINLGCDVDFDFAGPAIHGSAVFGYEGWLAGYQMTFDSAKSKLTRSNFAVGYRTGDFQLHTNVNNGTEFGGSIYQKVCEDFDTSVNLAWTSGTNCTRFGIAAKYQLDPTASISAKVNNSSLIGVGYTQTLRPGVKLTLSALVDGKSFNAGGHKLGLALELEA